From one Triticum urartu cultivar G1812 chromosome 3, Tu2.1, whole genome shotgun sequence genomic stretch:
- the LOC125544200 gene encoding uncharacterized protein LOC125544200, giving the protein MASAAPFSGSLLCLTKPGTPQPPCFSPPPSRSHFHLRTRPPKAKRPVAGAIASSSMAAAQPQTRDGQQQGAEEAMKLLFVEMGVGYDQHGQDITSAAVRACKDAISSNSIPAFRRGSIPGVNSEQMKLQIKLGVPRPVQHLLDFERIKAVFPYGEITSCEVVDGGMICSSGTCIEAMGDKNDDCYIVNAAVYVGY; this is encoded by the exons ATGGCATCAGCAGCGCCATTCTCCGGCAGTCTCCTTTGCCTGACAAAACCAGGAACACCACAGCCCCCGTGCTTCTCCCCTCCGCCGTCTCGCTCCCACTTCCACCTTCGAACCCGACCCCCCAAGGCAAAGAGGCCAGTCGCCGGAGCCATCGCCTCCTCTTCCATGGCGGCAGCCCAGCCACAGACGCGCGATGGCCAGCAACAAGGGGCGGAGGAGGCCATGAAGCTGCTGTTCGTCGAGATGGGCGTCGGGTACGACCAGCACGGACAGGACATCACCTCCGCCGCGGTGCGCGCCTGCAAGGATGCCATCTCCTCCAACTCCATCCCCGCCTTCCGCCGCG GGTCGATACCAGGGGTAAACAGTGAGCAGATGAAGCTGCAGATTAAGCTGGGTGTCCCGAGGCCGGTGCAGCATCTGTTGGACTTTGAGAGAATCAAGGCCGTCTTCCCCTA TGGTGAGATCACCAGCTGCGAGGTCGTTGACGGCGGGATGATCTGTTCAAGTGGAACATGCATCGAAGCAATGGGAGATAAAAACGATGACTGCTATATTGTCAATGCTGCAGTCTACGTCGGTTACTAA